The window GACCCTCAGCCGGTAGCTGGCACGCGCCTTACGGATTTGTAAATTTTACTTTTCGTCGTTTGGGATCGTTAGCAGCAGAGAGTTGACGTTGTCGGACTTTTGCAATGAGGTGGTGTCTTAGCTGTAGCACCCGATTGTAACCAAAATCATCCCTCTACCCTTATTGTGACTTCTGCAGACGACTACGTTCTTCAGCTCCTTGCTGAGAGAGAAATTATTACCGAAGAGGATATCGACGCCGCTTTGGGTGAGGTCCGCGCCAACGTGGAAGACCAGGAGGGTGACACTGACGAGAACTCTCTTGCTCTCCAGTTGTTGATCGATCGTGGATATACGACGGGAGATCAAATTGCGGAAACGCTGGCTGATTCCTTCAACATGGAATTGGTCGACTTGGACGATACCCGGATCGATGAAGACACTCTGAAGAAGCTCCCGGGTTCACTTGCACGGCGATACAACGTATTTCCACTGGAGATCGATGATTCCGAGGTGAAGCTCGCCATTAGCGATCCACTGGATGTCGACGTTACGGACAACATTGCTCAATATCTTCGCAAAACCGTTACGCCCTACATTGCCACCGTCGATGCGATTGAGAAGGCAATTGCAAGTAACTATGGTGAGGAAGACACGTCGGAAATGGCTTCCTTTATTTCCAATCTGGATGCAGATGAAGAGGACGCCCAGCTAAGCGAAGTAGCCGATGGTCTCAATATCGAGGGACTTGAGAGTGGAAGTGCGGAGGATGGGCCGATCATTCGTTACGTCCAGATGTTGATATCCGAGGCTCTTAAACGGCGGTCTTCTGATATTCATCTCGAGCCGCTCGAGAAACAGTTTCGAGTCCGCTACCGGATCGATGGAGTCCTCCATGAAGTGGAGGGGCCACCCAAACGTTTGCAGCCCGCGATTCTTTCTCGGATCAAGCTCATGGCGAACGTGAGCATTGCGGAGAAACGCATCCCTCAGGACGGCCGTATTTCCGCGACTGCTGGAGGCAAAGACATTGACTTGCGGGTATCCGTCTTGCCGACCGCTTTTGGCGAGAGCATCGTCATGCGGATTCTTGATAAGGAGGGCCTGAAGCTCGGACTTCCTGAACTCGGTTTCTTTTCGGACGATCAGGCAGTGTTCGAGCGTATCATCGCCATGCCGGATGGAGTTTTTCTGGTCACTGGACCGACAGGGTCTGGAAAATCGACGACTCTCTATTCAGCGCTGAATTACATCAACCAGCCGGATCGAAAGATCATCACTGTTGAAGACCCGGTCGAGTATGAGATGGCGGGAATCAATCAGGTCCAAGTGCGTAGGGAAGTTGGGATGGACTTTACCTCAGCGCTTCGTGCGATGCTCCGGCAGGCGCCAAACATCATTATGGTGGGCGAGATTCGGGATAAGGAAACTGCTGAGATCGCGATCAATGCATCACTCACGGGTCACATGGTGTTCAGCACGCTGCACACGAACGACGCACCCAGTGCAATTACACGTCTTGTAGACATTGGAGTAAAACCGTTCTTGGTTTCGGCAGCTCTCCGCGCGGCTATGGCGCAGCGCCTGGTCCGCAAAATCTGTCTGAAATGCAAGGCAGAATATGTCCCTGAGAAGAAGGAACTGGATGCGGTGGGAATCCGTGCTGACGAGGTGCAGGATGGTAACTTTATGAAGGGCGAGGGCTGTGCGACCTGCTCGGGGACTGGCTATCGGGGTCGGTTCGGAGTTTTCGAGCTGTTTGCGGTGAACGACGAGATTGCTCAAATGATCTACGAGGAGAGAACTTTGGTGGAGATGCGCAAGAAGGCCCGTGATCTTGGAATGCGGTCGATGCGCGAAGACGGGATCCGGAAAATCATGGCGGGAATGACGACCTGCGAAGAGGTTTTGAAGTCGACGGTTGCGGCAAGCGAGTAGGGGATGGGTTACGAACTCAACGACCTGTTGGAGCTAACGGTATCTGAGGGTGCCTCGGATCTTCACATCCATGTGGGACGTCCTCCATCTCTCCGGGGGAGCTGGGGAATGAATCCAGTGGAAGGGCCTGATCTATCCCCTGAAGACACCGAACAATTGGCGATGGCAATCTCATCCGATGAAATCCAGCAGAGGTTGAAAAGCGTTGGGCAGGCTGACTTCGGATTTGCTTACAAAAACTCCTGCCGCTTTCGGGTAAACGTATTCCGAGCGCGCGGGAATGTCGGAATGGTTCTCAGACAGATCCCCTCGGACCTCTTTAGCCTTCCGGATATTGGTATTCCACGGCAGGTTGTGGAGTTGTTGAACCGGCCTCGAGGGTTGATCCTGGTTACTGGCCCGACGGGTTCAGGAAAATCGACAACTCTCGCCTCTATGGTGGATTGGATTAATCGTCATCGGGACGGTCACATTGTTACGATCGAGGATCCAATCGAGTATTTCCACCCTCACCAGAATTGCATCCTTACCCAGCGCGAGTTGGGCCATGACGTAGACAACTTTGCCGATGCGATTCGAGCGGCACTGCGGCAGGATCCAGATGTGATCCTGGTCGGTGAGATGAGGGATTTAGAGACAATTCAGGCAGCCGTCACTGCCGCTGAGACTGGGCACTTGGTCTTTGGAACCCTTCACACAACAGGCGCAGCCCGCACGGTGGATCGGATTGTGGACGCTTTTCCGGCTTCGACAAAGGACCAGATTCGCACCCAGCTGGCTTCATCGATAGTGGCCGTAATTTCTCAAGTGCTTTGCAAGAAAATTGGTGGTGGGCACGTCGCCGGACTGGAAATTATGGTGAATACCACCTCGATCGCGCAGCAGATCCGGGAGAATAAGACGTTTCGGATAGACTCGGACATCCAGACTGGAGGAAGGCTCGGGATGATCTCCCTTGATGTGCATTTGCAGGCTCTCGTGAACCAAGGTTTAATCGAACCCTTAGAAGCGCTGGGAAAGGCCCAGAAACCCCATAGTATGCGGGAGAAATTAGCAGAGAACGGATTTAATGTATAAGGCCCCATGTTTGAAGACCACAACGATACGATTTACGATTTGCTGAAAGAGCGGGAGTTGGTTCCACACGATCAACTGGTGGCCGCTTTTGATGAGACCCACGGAACAGGAAAAGCTCTGGCGGAAGTGCTGATCGACTCAGAATTTCTGACCGAGAAGCAGATTCTCGAAAATCTGGCAGATTATCTTGGGCATCAGTACCTCGATGATCTTCCAAAAATGGTTGAAGAAGATGTTGCAAAGCAGGTAAGGCCGAACCTTGCGCGAATGTATGGAGTAGTGCCTCTCCGGTTCGACGACACCTCCATTGATCTTCTCGCGGTCGATCCGCTCAATTTCAGCATAGTTGATGACCTGACTTTCACCCTGAACAAGGACATCAACCTAGTCGTTGCGGATCCTCCGGGTATCGAAGAGCTTTTGGTTGAGACCTACGGTCAGGGCGATTCTTCAATTGATGACCTCCTTGGAGAACTTGATGAAGATTCAATTGAGGACGTCGATGATGACATCTCGGACGACGACCTTAGTCAGCTTGCGAACCAGACGCCGATCATCCGCTTTGTGAATTTGGTGCTGCAGCAAGCGATTAAGGACAAGGCATCGGATATTCACTTTGAGCCTTTTGAAGACCAGTTTCGGATTCGCTATCGAATCGATGGGGCTCTCTACGAGATGTCTCCTCCTCCGAAAAAGTTGGCGATTCCGGTGATCTCCCGAATCAAGGTGGTCGCCAACCTCAACATTGCCGAAAAGAGAATTCCGCAGGATGGAAGAATCAAGATGACCATTGCCGGTCGGCCGGTCGACCTTAGAGTCTCGACTTTACCGACTCAATTCGGTGAGAGTGTCGTTTTGCGAGTGTTGGACAAATCGGTCGTGAACCTTGATTTGGAGTCGCTCTCCCTCCCGGATGACATTCTCGAGAACATTCGCTACACGGTTCGGCTTCCCAATGGTATTTTCATTGTAACGGGTCCGACCGGCAGTGGAAAGACAACTACTCTTTATAGTGCCTTGCGGGAGATCAACAAGATCGACACAAAGATCCTGACTGCGGAAGACCCAATCGAATATGAGATTGATGGGATTATGCAGGTCGCCGTGAATCACCAAGTCGGGCTCGATTTCGCAAAGGCACTCCGTTCGTTCCTTCGGCAGGACCCGGACAAGATTATGGTTGGAGAAATCCGGGATATTGAGACTGCCCAGATTGCTGTTCAGGCCTCTTTGACCGGTCACGTCGTCCTGAGCACACTTCACACGAATGACTCTGCTGGAGCCGTCACCCGCTTAGTCGATATGGGTCTCGAGCCGTTTCTCATTTCCTCTTCTCTGGAGGCAGTTTTGGCGCAAAGACTGGTGCGAAGAATCTGTCGCCATTGCCGCC of the Verrucomicrobiota bacterium genome contains:
- a CDS encoding ATPase, T2SS/T4P/T4SS family, whose amino-acid sequence is MTSADDYVLQLLAEREIITEEDIDAALGEVRANVEDQEGDTDENSLALQLLIDRGYTTGDQIAETLADSFNMELVDLDDTRIDEDTLKKLPGSLARRYNVFPLEIDDSEVKLAISDPLDVDVTDNIAQYLRKTVTPYIATVDAIEKAIASNYGEEDTSEMASFISNLDADEEDAQLSEVADGLNIEGLESGSAEDGPIIRYVQMLISEALKRRSSDIHLEPLEKQFRVRYRIDGVLHEVEGPPKRLQPAILSRIKLMANVSIAEKRIPQDGRISATAGGKDIDLRVSVLPTAFGESIVMRILDKEGLKLGLPELGFFSDDQAVFERIIAMPDGVFLVTGPTGSGKSTTLYSALNYINQPDRKIITVEDPVEYEMAGINQVQVRREVGMDFTSALRAMLRQAPNIIMVGEIRDKETAEIAINASLTGHMVFSTLHTNDAPSAITRLVDIGVKPFLVSAALRAAMAQRLVRKICLKCKAEYVPEKKELDAVGIRADEVQDGNFMKGEGCATCSGTGYRGRFGVFELFAVNDEIAQMIYEERTLVEMRKKARDLGMRSMREDGIRKIMAGMTTCEEVLKSTVAASE
- a CDS encoding type IV pilus twitching motility protein PilT; translation: MGYELNDLLELTVSEGASDLHIHVGRPPSLRGSWGMNPVEGPDLSPEDTEQLAMAISSDEIQQRLKSVGQADFGFAYKNSCRFRVNVFRARGNVGMVLRQIPSDLFSLPDIGIPRQVVELLNRPRGLILVTGPTGSGKSTTLASMVDWINRHRDGHIVTIEDPIEYFHPHQNCILTQRELGHDVDNFADAIRAALRQDPDVILVGEMRDLETIQAAVTAAETGHLVFGTLHTTGAARTVDRIVDAFPASTKDQIRTQLASSIVAVISQVLCKKIGGGHVAGLEIMVNTTSIAQQIRENKTFRIDSDIQTGGRLGMISLDVHLQALVNQGLIEPLEALGKAQKPHSMREKLAENGFNV
- a CDS encoding ATPase, T2SS/T4P/T4SS family, with protein sequence MFEDHNDTIYDLLKERELVPHDQLVAAFDETHGTGKALAEVLIDSEFLTEKQILENLADYLGHQYLDDLPKMVEEDVAKQVRPNLARMYGVVPLRFDDTSIDLLAVDPLNFSIVDDLTFTLNKDINLVVADPPGIEELLVETYGQGDSSIDDLLGELDEDSIEDVDDDISDDDLSQLANQTPIIRFVNLVLQQAIKDKASDIHFEPFEDQFRIRYRIDGALYEMSPPPKKLAIPVISRIKVVANLNIAEKRIPQDGRIKMTIAGRPVDLRVSTLPTQFGESVVLRVLDKSVVNLDLESLSLPDDILENIRYTVRLPNGIFIVTGPTGSGKTTTLYSALREINKIDTKILTAEDPIEYEIDGIMQVAVNHQVGLDFAKALRSFLRQDPDKIMVGEIRDIETAQIAVQASLTGHVVLSTLHTNDSAGAVTRLVDMGLEPFLISSSLEAVLAQRLVRRICRHCRQEYEPDSEMIDHLGVDPLEVGDKSFFFGSGCPQCNDTGYAGRIGLFEMIMVTDPLRELINKRSPTLVVRQKALEQGMRSLREDGLRAIFDGLTTIEEVLKYT